Proteins encoded within one genomic window of Brassica rapa cultivar Chiifu-401-42 chromosome A09, CAAS_Brap_v3.01, whole genome shotgun sequence:
- the LOC117127826 gene encoding uncharacterized protein At3g43530-like, with protein sequence MLMVMVKGFSGKEKRTQCYLQELEATEAIKPLRMYFYESEYKKQIKLATKCFVKDVMVTFDNLEPPMSDTERKWFEEHPQFCHVFHLEKDSNHMVQGMWMLLLRTVDSSKRKEVWFIVNGVPIRYGLREHALISGLSCRNYPLGYKEFGDRKFVKRHFKKGESIRLEDVKAKLLAMGEHRDRLKMMVLFFLGSVICAQTKVGKGARDVLEFFQSVDDLEFCENSPWGRYSFDYMVKEISHTIDHFGGRVREKTLWPLSGFCLPLEVSN encoded by the exons AtgttgatggtgatggtgaagGGATTCTCGGGCAAGGAGAAGAG AACACAATGTTACTTGCAGGAATTAGAGGCAACCGAGGCAATCAAACCGTTGAGGATGTACTTCTATGAGTCGGAgtacaagaaacaaataaagCTAGCGACCAAATGTTTCGTCAAAGACGTTATGGTTACATTTGACAATCTGGAACCGCCGATGAGTGATACTGAGAGGAAGTGGTTTGAGGAGCATCCACAATTCTGTCACGTGTTCCACCTGGAGAAGGACTCAAACCACATGGTCCAAGGAATGTGGATGTTGCTATTGCGGACAGTGGATAGCTCGAAGAGGAAGGAAGTGTGGTTCATTGTGAATGGTGTTCCCATCCGCTATGGCCTGAGAGAACACGCTTTGATCTCAGGTCTTAGTTGCCGCAACTATCCACTTGGGTATAAGGAGTTTGGTGATAGAAAGTTCGTGAAGCGCCATTTCAAGAAGGGAGAATCAATAAGGCTTGAGGATGTCAAAGCGAAGCTGTTGGCTATGGGAGAACACAGAGACCGGCTGAAGATGATGGTTTTGTTCTTTTTAGGAAGTGTTATCTGTGCGCAAACGAAAGTAGGAAAAGGCGCCAGAGATGTTTTGGAATTCTTCCAATCTGTGGACGATCTCGAGTTCTGCGAAAACTCTCCATGGGGGAGGTACTCGTTTGATTACATGGTTAAGGAGATATCGCACACCATAGATCATTTTGGAGGTCGGGTTAGAGAGAAGACTTTATGGCCACTTTCAGGTTTCTGTCTGCCACTGGAGGTAAGCAATTGA
- the LOC103842290 gene encoding uncharacterized protein At3g43530-like: MCRSVFKSAGMKGFSLSKLNRELDKLDKITSRDIHSILPTKTEEEVALLEELTEEEDDVDVDDISVDSWVKRLAEGHSVFFEEMYDVDVAARDPNAQEAVDEDQDDEEGGEEGGASQKKMMEELIKQVKMFGTQLKRVKKTMDKFEERMVVPFEAFMKKAMDEGQGSRE, encoded by the exons ATGTGCAGATCAGTCTTTAAATCAGCAGGGATGAAAGGGTTTTCACTTTCAAAATTGAATCGGGAACTGGACAAACTGGACAAAATAACG TCACGGGATATCCACAGCATCCTTCCTACCAAGACAGAAGAAGAAGTAGCTCTTTTGGAAGAGCTGACTGAAGAGGAGGACGACGTTGATGTCGATGATATTTCTGTTGACAGTTGGGTAAAGCGTCTTGCAGAAGGACATTCAGTCTTTTTTGAAGAGATGTATGATGTAGACGTTGCTGCGCGTGATCCAAATGCACAAGAGGCTGTCGACGAAGATCAGGATGACGAAGAAGGTGGAGAGGAAGGAGGCGCAAGccagaagaagatgatggaggAGTTGATCAAACAAGTGAAAATGTTTGGCACTCAGCTAAAGAGAGTTAAGAAGACAATGGACAAGTTTGAGGAAAGGATGGTGGTTCCGTTTGAGGCGTTTATGAAGAAAGCTATGGATGAAGGGCAAGGAAGCAGGGAGTGA